One Streptomyces lincolnensis genomic region harbors:
- a CDS encoding LacI family DNA-binding transcriptional regulator, whose product MTAQPAARVTIKDVAARAGVSKGAVSLAFNHKPGLSEATRDRIFQAARELGWAPNLTARTLAGSRVDVVGLTICRPARLLGLEPFYMEFISGVESVLIEHSCSLLLRLVRSVEEEVGLHEAWWRGRQIGGAILVDLRQDDPRVASVERLGMPVVAVGHPSLTGGLTSVWTDDATAVTEAVRYLAALGHRRIARVGGAAALGHTVARGAAFSEAGRVLGLAGAWQVTTDYSGEAGARATRSLLTAPPGDRPTAIVYDNDIMAVAGLSVAAEMGLRVPDDVSLLAWDDSQLCRLTHPTLSAMSHDVHGFGVEAARTLFGVITGEGPGSHPVPTPVLTPRGSTAPPR is encoded by the coding sequence ATGACAGCCCAGCCGGCCGCCCGCGTCACGATCAAGGACGTCGCCGCGCGCGCCGGCGTGTCCAAGGGGGCGGTGTCCCTCGCCTTCAACCACAAGCCGGGGCTGTCCGAGGCCACCCGGGACCGGATCTTCCAGGCGGCGCGGGAGCTGGGCTGGGCTCCGAACCTCACGGCGCGGACGCTGGCCGGGTCACGGGTGGACGTGGTCGGGCTGACGATCTGCCGGCCGGCCCGGCTACTCGGCCTGGAACCCTTCTACATGGAGTTCATCTCGGGCGTGGAGAGCGTCCTGATCGAGCACTCCTGCTCGCTGCTGCTGCGGCTCGTGCGGTCCGTGGAGGAGGAGGTCGGGCTGCACGAGGCGTGGTGGCGGGGGCGGCAGATCGGGGGCGCGATCCTGGTCGACCTCCGTCAGGACGATCCCCGGGTCGCCTCGGTCGAACGGCTCGGGATGCCCGTGGTCGCCGTCGGCCATCCCTCGCTCACCGGGGGCCTCACCTCGGTGTGGACGGACGACGCCACGGCCGTCACGGAGGCCGTGCGGTATCTCGCGGCGCTGGGACACCGGCGGATCGCCCGGGTGGGGGGCGCGGCGGCGCTCGGGCACACGGTGGCGCGGGGCGCCGCGTTCTCCGAGGCCGGGAGGGTGCTGGGGCTGGCCGGGGCCTGGCAGGTGACGACCGACTACTCGGGCGAGGCGGGGGCCCGGGCGACCCGGTCGCTGCTGACGGCTCCGCCGGGTGACCGGCCGACGGCGATCGTGTACGACAACGACATCATGGCGGTGGCCGGGCTCTCGGTGGCCGCCGAGATGGGGCTGCGGGTGCCGGACGATGTCTCGCTGCTGGCCTGGGACGACTCCCAGCTGTGCCGGCTCACGCATCCGACCCTGTCCGCGATGAGTCATGACGTGCACGGATTCGGGGTGGAGGCGGCCCGTACGCTGTTCGGGGTGATCACCGGGGAGGGGCCGGGATCGCATCCGGTGCCCACTCCCGTCCTGACACCCCGGGGGTCCACCGCGCCCCCTCGGTGA
- a CDS encoding glycoside hydrolase family 2 protein produces MLQATPLTEGWTLRHEGDALPAAVPGCVHTDLLAAGVIPDPFLGRNETEVAWVGRRDWTYERELPATNGHEQADLVFDGLDTVAEILLDGRVLGRTRNMHRAHRFDVTGLSGRLSVRFVSAYAEAEAVRGKVGERPGAYAEPFQYLRKMACSFGWDWGPTLVTAGMWRPVRLERWSTARIARVRPVVTVEDGLGRVELAVEVERTRVEAPLVVEARVGGERARAEIDGTAGTVRLQVPRPRLWWPRGYGEQPLYDVELTLLHEDRELDVWRRRIGFRTVELDRRADEHGSGFTLVVNGERLFARGVNWIPDDPFPSRITRERYRERLRQAAGAGVDLVRVWGGGIYESEDFYDACDELGLLVWQDFPFACAAYPEEQPLRGEVEAEARENVVRLMPHPSLVLWNGNNENLWGFRDWGWEPRLAGDSWGEGYYLGVLPRVVAELDPTRPYTAGSPWSGSWEHHPNDPAHGTHHSWDVWNREDYAEYRATVPRFVAEFGWQAPPAYATLRRALPGGELAADSPGMLHHQKADDGNGKLRRGLERHFAFPEGDFDRWHYLTQVNQARAVAAGIEHWRSHWPRCAGTVVWQLNDCWPVTSWAAIDGDGREKPLYHELRRVYADRLLTLRGRALVVVNQAAEEWTGAVRLRRMSVEGAVIGEAEVGFRAGRRAVAEVAVARELEPVGAKEFLVADADGLRAVHFPAPDRDIPYPRPEFDVSVAPGAVTVTARTLVRDLLLQADRLDPEARADRGLVTLLPGERVTIGVSGWRTPDPDAVRSALFCMEPHR; encoded by the coding sequence ATGCTTCAGGCCACACCGCTCACCGAGGGATGGACCCTGCGGCACGAGGGGGACGCGCTCCCGGCCGCGGTGCCGGGCTGTGTGCACACCGATCTGCTGGCGGCGGGAGTGATCCCGGACCCTTTCCTCGGGCGGAACGAGACCGAGGTGGCGTGGGTGGGGCGCCGGGACTGGACGTACGAGAGGGAACTCCCCGCGACGAACGGGCACGAGCAGGCCGACCTCGTCTTCGACGGCCTGGACACCGTGGCCGAGATTCTGCTCGACGGCCGGGTCCTGGGCCGGACGAGGAACATGCACCGCGCCCACCGCTTCGACGTGACCGGTCTGAGCGGGCGGCTGTCGGTGCGGTTCGTCTCCGCCTACGCCGAGGCCGAGGCCGTGCGCGGGAAGGTGGGCGAGCGTCCCGGCGCCTATGCCGAACCCTTCCAGTACCTGCGCAAGATGGCCTGCTCCTTCGGCTGGGACTGGGGGCCGACGCTGGTGACGGCCGGGATGTGGCGGCCGGTGCGGCTGGAGCGCTGGTCGACCGCCCGGATCGCCCGGGTGCGGCCGGTCGTGACCGTCGAGGACGGCCTCGGGCGGGTGGAGCTGGCCGTCGAGGTCGAGCGGACCAGGGTCGAGGCGCCGCTCGTGGTCGAGGCCCGCGTGGGCGGGGAGCGGGCGCGCGCGGAGATCGACGGGACGGCCGGCACAGTCCGGCTCCAGGTGCCGCGGCCGCGCCTGTGGTGGCCGCGCGGGTACGGTGAACAACCGCTGTACGACGTCGAGTTGACGCTCCTTCACGAGGACCGGGAGCTGGACGTGTGGCGTCGGCGGATCGGCTTCAGGACCGTGGAGCTGGACCGCCGGGCCGACGAGCACGGGTCCGGGTTCACCCTCGTGGTCAACGGCGAGCGGCTCTTCGCGCGAGGCGTGAACTGGATCCCGGACGACCCCTTCCCCTCCCGGATCACGCGCGAGCGCTACCGGGAGCGGCTGCGCCAGGCGGCCGGCGCCGGCGTGGACCTGGTGCGCGTGTGGGGCGGCGGGATCTACGAGAGCGAGGACTTCTACGACGCCTGCGACGAACTCGGGCTGCTGGTCTGGCAGGACTTCCCCTTCGCGTGCGCGGCCTACCCGGAGGAGCAGCCGCTGCGGGGCGAGGTGGAGGCGGAGGCCCGCGAGAACGTCGTACGCCTGATGCCGCATCCCTCGCTCGTGCTCTGGAACGGCAACAACGAGAACCTGTGGGGGTTCCGGGACTGGGGATGGGAACCGCGGCTGGCCGGGGACTCCTGGGGGGAGGGGTACTACCTGGGCGTGCTGCCGCGCGTGGTGGCCGAGCTGGACCCGACGCGGCCGTACACGGCGGGCAGTCCCTGGTCCGGGTCCTGGGAGCACCATCCGAACGACCCGGCGCACGGCACGCACCATTCATGGGATGTCTGGAATCGGGAAGACTACGCGGAATACCGGGCGACCGTGCCGCGGTTCGTCGCCGAGTTCGGCTGGCAGGCCCCGCCCGCGTACGCGACCCTGCGGCGCGCGCTGCCGGGCGGGGAGCTCGCGGCCGACTCCCCCGGCATGCTGCACCACCAGAAGGCCGACGACGGCAACGGAAAGCTGCGGCGCGGGCTGGAGCGCCATTTCGCCTTCCCCGAGGGGGACTTCGACCGCTGGCACTACCTGACCCAGGTCAACCAGGCGCGGGCGGTCGCCGCCGGCATCGAGCACTGGCGGTCGCACTGGCCCCGGTGCGCGGGGACGGTCGTATGGCAGCTCAACGACTGCTGGCCGGTGACGTCGTGGGCGGCGATCGACGGGGACGGGCGGGAGAAGCCGCTCTACCACGAGCTGCGGCGGGTGTACGCGGACCGGTTGCTGACGTTGCGGGGGCGGGCACTGGTCGTGGTCAACCAGGCGGCCGAGGAGTGGACGGGTGCCGTGCGGCTGCGGCGGATGTCGGTCGAGGGGGCGGTGATCGGCGAGGCGGAGGTGGGGTTCCGTGCCGGGCGGCGGGCCGTCGCCGAGGTGGCGGTGGCGCGGGAGCTGGAGCCGGTGGGGGCGAAGGAGTTCCTGGTGGCGGACGCCGACGGGCTGCGGGCCGTGCACTTCCCCGCGCCCGACCGTGACATCCCCTATCCGCGGCCCGAGTTCGACGTCTCGGTGGCGCCGGGTGCCGTGACCGTGACGGCCCGCACCCTCGTACGGGATCTGCTGCTCCAGGCCGACCGGCTGGACCCGGAGGCACGGGCCGACCGGGGGCTGGTGACCCTGCTGCCCGGCGAGCGGGTGACCATCGGTGTCAGCGGCTGGAGGACTCCCGATCCGGACGCCGTCCGTTCCGCACTGTTCTGCATGGAGCCCCACCGATGA